GTCCACGACCACGGTCGCGCCCTCGGCGGCGGCGCCGGCCACGTAGCCCTCGACGCGGTCACGCGCCTCTTTCGTGATCAGCGGCCCCATCTCGGCCCCGCTGTCCGACGCGGGCCCGACCTTCACATTCGGCATGCGCTTCTGGATGGCCGCCAGCAGCGGATCGGCCACGTCGCCCACCGCCACCACGACCGAGACGGCCATGCAGCGCTCGCCGGCACTGCCGAACGCGGCGCTCACCGCGGCGTCGGCGGCCATATCCAGGTCGGCGTCCGGCAGCACCAGCATGTGGTTCTTCGCGCCGCCCAGCGCCTGCACGCGCTTGCCGGCCTTCGTGCCGGTCTCGTACACGTACTTCGCGATCGGGGTGCTGCCCACGAAGGACACCGCCTTGACGTCCGGGTGGGTCAGCAGGCCGTCCACCGCCAGCTTGTCGCCGTGCAGCACCGTGAACACGCCGTCCGGCAGGCCCGCGCGCTGCAGCAGCTCCGCCAGGAACAGCGACACGCTGGGATCACGCTCGCTGGGCTTCAGGATGAAGGTGTTGCCGCACGCGATGGCGTTGGCGAACATCCACATCGGCACCATCGCCGGGAAGTTGAACGGCGTGATGCCTGCCACGACGCCCAGCGGCTGCCGGATCGAGTACACGTCCACGCCGCGCGCCGCCTGCTCGGAGAAGCCGCCCTTGAGGAGCTGCGGAATGCCGCACGCGAACTCCACGTTCTCCAGGCCGCGCGCCAGCTCGCCCAGCGCGTCGCTGTGCACCTTGCCGTGCTCGGCCGAGATCATGGACGCGATCTTGTCGCGGTTGTCATCGATCAGCGCGCGGAAGCGGAACAGGATCTCGGCCCGGCGGCCCAGACCCGTCGCGCGCCACGCGGGGAAGGCCGCCTTGGCGATCCGCACGGCCTCGTTGATTTCGTTGTCGTCGGCCAGCCCGAGTGTGCCCGTGACCTGCCCGGTCGCGGGGTTGTACACCGGGGACGTGCGCCCGGACTGGCTGTGCGTGACCTTGCCGGAGAACCAGTGGCCGATCGGGGCGGGCATGGCGGTGTCGGTGCTGTCTTTCTGGATGGTGCTGGTCATGGGGTCTCCTTTGGGATGAACTAACCACCAATGGTCAAGTGGATGAACTGACAGGTCTGCCGTATTCCGTGTCCTTAAGTAGAGCGTTGAGTTCTACGACATACTCGGATTTCAGGAATGTGAATGGGCCAAATCCCGCGTATGGATCGTCAATCCCCTTGACATCATGGTCGTCGAACTCCAAAGCCAGTTCGGTTCTAACGGGATTTTCAAAGCTGTGCCAAATTACCAAGTCATCGGTCACGCTGATCTCGCAGGTAAAAGGCCAGCAGTCCACAACGCCGCAGCGTCTATTGCCGCATTCCAGCAAGGAAACCTTATCGCCATAGATACCGCTGCCGTAATGGTCATCTACGCTTGCCACCGGTCGAAACCCGAACCATGCATCTGCGTAATATTCATGCTGAGCGAAAAGATATTCGGGAACTCCCTTATACTCATTACGGCTCTTGACTGAAAGCTTTATGCGGCTTTCCCACTCCGTCACTAGATCAACCAGATTGCGCTCATCAATCATGATCTTCACCCAGCGATAAGCTGGATTGACTTCGGATGCGATCCACCGGAGCTGGATGTGGTTGATGGACGCGTCTGCCATTCAGTCCGCAGCGACGCCCGCCCCGAGCAGCGCGTCCACCTTCGCCAGCCCCTCCTCGTACACGTCCAGGCCGGCGTCCAGTTCTTCCTTCGTGATCACCAGGGGCGGGCATACCCACAGGAAGTTGAAGCGGCTGTACGCATACACCTGCTTGCTCTTGATGTGCCCGGCCAGCGCGTTCATCTCGGGGCTGGTGCCGTTGAAGGGCGCGAGCGGCTCCTTGGTGGCCTTGTCCTTCACGAGTTCCAGCACCGAGAACAGACCTTTGTAGCGCACGTCGCCCACGCACGCGTACTTCGCCTTCATGGCTTCCAGGCGCGCGGCCAGGTGCGCGCCCAGGTCGTCCACCCGCGCGAAGATGTCCTCTTCCTCGTAGATGGCGAGGTTCTCCACGCCGGCCGCGCAGCTCACGGGATGCCCGGAGTACGTCAGGCCGCCCCACAGCATGTGTGTCTCGAAGTAGTCCGCGACCCGGCCGTTCACGATCACGGCGCCCAGCGGCATGTATCCGCTGGTCAGGCCCTTGGCGCAGGTGATGATGTCGGGCTTGATGCCCCAGTGCTGCGTGGCGACCCACTTCCCGGTGCGGCCGAAGCCGCTCATCACCTCATCCGTGATCAGCAGGATGCCGTACTTGTCGCACAGGGCGCGCAGTTTGGGGTAGTAGTCATCGGGCGGCACGATCAGGCCGTTGCTGCCGGTGATGCCCTCCACGAGGATCGCCGCGATGGACTCCGGGCCTTCCATCTGGATGACTTCCTCGATGTGAGACACGCACTCCCGGCCGCACGAGTCCGGCGTCTTGCCGAAGGGGCAGCGGTAGCAGTACGGATCGAACACGCGCACCACACCGGGCACGCCGGGTTCCACCGGCCAGCGGCGCGGATCGCCGGACGCGCTCATGGAGCCCATGGTCGCGCCGTGGTACGAGCGGTAGCGGGTGATGATCTTGTCGCGCCCGGTCACCAGCCGCGCCATCTTGATCGCGTTCTCGTTCGCCTCGCTGCCGCCCAGCGTGAAGAAGGCCTTGGCGAGCCCCGTGACCTCCGCGAGCTTCTTGCCGAGCAGGCCGCGCGGCTCGGTGGCGAAGCTGGGGCCGGCGAAGCACAGCTGATCCACCTGCTTCTTGATGGCCTCCAGCATGCGCGGGTGCTGGTGCCCCACGTTCAGGTTGATGAGCTGGCTGGAGAAATCCAGCCACGACTGACCGGCGCCGTCGTAGAAGTGGCTGCCCTTCCCGCCGGTCATCACCATGGGCGTGGACGCGCCCTGCACGCTCCACGAGAACATGGTGTAGTCGCGGTTCATCTGGGCGATGTCGTGGGCCGACGCGACGCCGGGCCGTTCCTGGG
This sequence is a window from Deinococcus metalli. Protein-coding genes within it:
- a CDS encoding CoA-acylating methylmalonate-semialdehyde dehydrogenase, with the protein product MTSTIQKDSTDTAMPAPIGHWFSGKVTHSQSGRTSPVYNPATGQVTGTLGLADDNEINEAVRIAKAAFPAWRATGLGRRAEILFRFRALIDDNRDKIASMISAEHGKVHSDALGELARGLENVEFACGIPQLLKGGFSEQAARGVDVYSIRQPLGVVAGITPFNFPAMVPMWMFANAIACGNTFILKPSERDPSVSLFLAELLQRAGLPDGVFTVLHGDKLAVDGLLTHPDVKAVSFVGSTPIAKYVYETGTKAGKRVQALGGAKNHMLVLPDADLDMAADAAVSAAFGSAGERCMAVSVVVAVGDVADPLLAAIQKRMPNVKVGPASDSGAEMGPLITKEARDRVEGYVAGAAAEGATVVVDGRGHALGEQGFFTGVSLLDGVKPGMKCYDDEIFGPVLGVARVQSYEEGLTLINDNTYGNGTAIFTRDGGVARQFQFDVEVGMVGVNVPIPVPVSYYSFGGWKASLFGDTHMYGPEGVQFYTRGKVVTSRWPDPATSTIDLGFPQNR
- a CDS encoding aminotransferase class III-fold pyridoxal phosphate-dependent enzyme; the encoded protein is MTSTQERPGVASAHDIAQMNRDYTMFSWSVQGASTPMVMTGGKGSHFYDGAGQSWLDFSSQLINLNVGHQHPRMLEAIKKQVDQLCFAGPSFATEPRGLLGKKLAEVTGLAKAFFTLGGSEANENAIKMARLVTGRDKIITRYRSYHGATMGSMSASGDPRRWPVEPGVPGVVRVFDPYCYRCPFGKTPDSCGRECVSHIEEVIQMEGPESIAAILVEGITGSNGLIVPPDDYYPKLRALCDKYGILLITDEVMSGFGRTGKWVATQHWGIKPDIITCAKGLTSGYMPLGAVIVNGRVADYFETHMLWGGLTYSGHPVSCAAGVENLAIYEEEDIFARVDDLGAHLAARLEAMKAKYACVGDVRYKGLFSVLELVKDKATKEPLAPFNGTSPEMNALAGHIKSKQVYAYSRFNFLWVCPPLVITKEELDAGLDVYEEGLAKVDALLGAGVAAD